Proteins from a genomic interval of Scatophagus argus isolate fScaArg1 chromosome 6, fScaArg1.pri, whole genome shotgun sequence:
- the LOC124060262 gene encoding ephrin type-B receptor 3-like isoform X5, translated as MTMDYFLLLCSLLLPVVSAVEETLMDTKWATTELAWTAHPETGWEEVSGYDDAMNPIRTYQVCNVRELNQNNWLRSDFIPRKDVLRVYVEMKFTVRDCNSIPNIPGSCKETFNLFYYESDSDSATATSPFWMENPYVKVDTIAPDESFSMLESGRVNTKVRSFGPLSKAGFYLAFQDLGACMSLISVRVFYKKCSTTIANFAVFPETATGAEATSLVIAPGTCVPNALEVSVPLKLYCNGDGEWMVPVGACTCSAGFEPAMKDSQCQACSPGTFKSKQGDGFCLPCPANSRASSGASSVCSCRNGYYRSDTDSPDSACTTVPSAPRNVISSVNETSLVLEWSDPRDLGGREDIFYNVICKKCLPERGMCSRCDDNVEISPRHLGLTQRRVAVRNLQAHTQYSFEIQAVNGVSNKSPYTPQFSTVNITTNQAAPSAVPTVHLMAATASTMSLSWLPPEKPNGIILDYEIKYHEKDQGEAIAHTMTAQRSNARIEGLKAGTPYVVQVRARTVAGYGRYSSPADFSTNLQTDPPKSWQEQLPLIVGSATATLVFIIAVVVIAIVCLRKQRNGSESEYTEKLQQYKSPIVTPGMKVYIDPFTYEDPNEAVREFAKEIDVSCVKIEEVIGAGEFGEVCRGRLKLPGRREIIVAIKTLKVGYTDRQRRDFLSEASIMGQFDHPNIIRLEGVVTKSRPVMIVTEFMENGALDSFLRLNDGQFTVIQLVGMLRGIAAGMKYLSDMNYVHRDLAARNILVNSNLVCKVSDFGLSRFLEDDPTDPTYTSSLGGKIPIRWTAPEAIAYRKFTSASDVWSYGIVMWEVMSYGERPYWDMSNQDVINAVEQDYRLPPPMDCPTALHQLMLDCWVKERNLRPKFTQIVATLDKLIRNAASLKVVTNSTQSTGVSQPLLDRCVPDYTTFTTVGDWLDAIKMSRYRDNFVNAGFASFDLVAQMTAEDLLRIGVTLAGHQKKILGSIQDMRLQMNQTLPVQV; from the exons AGACACTGATGGACACGAAGTGGGCCACGACAGAATTAGCCTGGACTGCACACCCTGAGACTGGG TGGGAAGAGGTGAGCGGCTACGATGACGCCATGAACCCCATCCGGACATACCAAGTCTGCAATGTTCGTGAGCTCAACCAGAACAACTGGCTACGCAGTGACTTCATCCCACGAAAGGATGTGCTGCGCGTATATGTGGAGATGAAATTTACAGTGCGCGACTGCAACAGCATTCCTAACATCCCAGGTTCCTGCAAAGAGACCTTCAACCTCTTCTACTATGAATCTGACTCAGATTCAGCCACAGCCACCAGCCCTTTCTGGATGGAGAACCCTTATGTGAAGGTGGACACTATTGCCCCGGATGAGAGCTTTTCCATGCTTGAGTCTGGACGCGTAAACACAAAAGTCAGAAGTTTTGGGCCATTGTCCAAAGCTGGGTTCTACTTGGCCTTCCAGGACCTCGGTGCTTGCATGTCACTCATCTCAGTTAGGGTCTTTTACAAGAAGTGCTCCACTACCATTGCCAACTTTGCTGTTTTCCCAGAGACAGCAACTGGTGCCGAAGCAACATCCTTAGTTATTGCACCAGGAACTTGCGTCCCCAACGCTCTGGAGGTTTCTGTGCCACTGAAGCTTTATTGCAACGGAGATGGCGAGTGGATGGTTCCTGTGGGAGCCTGCACCTGCTCAGCTGGTTTTGAACCAGCCATGAAGGATAGCCAATGTCAAG CTTGCAGCCCTGGCACCTTCAAGTCCAAACAGGGAGATGGCTTCTGCTTGCCCTGTCCAGCCAACAGCCGCGCCAGCTCAGGAGCATCCAGTGTTTGTTCCTGTCGAAACGGTTACTACCGCTCGGATACAGATTCTCCAGACTCCGCGTGCACCA CTGTTCCTTCGGCACCACGCAATGTCATCTCAAGTGTGAACGAAACCTCGCTTGTGCTGGAATGGAGCGATCCACGTGACTTGGGTGGTCGTGAAGACATCTTCTACAATGTCATCTGTAAGAAGTGTCTGCCGGAGCGAGGAATGTGCTCAAGGTGTGACGACAATGTTGAAATCTCGCCACGCCACCTCGGCCTGACCCAGCGCCGCGTGGCTGTCCGTAACCTACAAGCCCACACACAGTACAGCTTCGAGATCCAGGCGGTCAATGGTGTTTCCAACAAGAGCCCCTATACACCTCAGTTTTCTACAGTGAACATCACCACAAATCAGGCCG CTCCGTCTGCAGTGCCTACAGTTCACCTGATGGCGGCCACAGCGAGTACCATGAGTCTGTCCTGGCTGCCTCCAGAGAAACCCAACGGAATCATTCTGGATTATGAGATTAAGTACCATGAGAAG GATCAGGGTGAGGCCATTGCCCATACCATGACTGCCCAACGCAGCAACGCTCGCATTGAAGGTCTCAAGGCTGGTACGCCTTATGTGGTACAGGTCCGTGCCCGAACAGTGGCTGGTTACGGCCGTTACAGCAGCCCAGCCGACTTCAGCACAAACCTGCAAA CTGATCCTCCAAAGTCATGGCAGGAGCAGCTACCACTCATCGTGGGATCAGCCACCGCCACCTTGGTCTTCATCATTGCAGTTGTGGTCATTGCTATTGTCTGCCTCAG gaagcagagaaaTGGTTCAGAGTCAGAGTACACAGAGAAACTGCAGCAGTACA AATCCCCAATAGTAACGCCGGGAATGAAGGTCTACATTGACCCCTTCACCTATGAGGATCCCAATGAGGCAGTGCGAGAGTTTGCCAAGGAAATCGATGTCTCCTGCGTGAAGATCGAGGAGGTCATCGGCGCAG GAGAGTTTGGGGAAGTGTGCCGCGGTCGGCTCAAGTTGCCTGGGCGCCGGGAGATCATTGTAGCCATCAAGACACTCAAGGTGGGCTACACTGACCGCCAGAGACGAGACTTCCTGTCCGAGGCTTCTATCATGGGCCAGTTCGACCACCCCAACATTATCCGTCTTGAAGGTGTGGTCACCAAGAGCCGCCCAGTGATGATTGTGACTGAGTTCATGGAGAATGGAGCACTAGACTCTTTCCTAAGG CTCAATGACGGTCAGTTCACAGTGATCCAGTTGGTTGGCATGCTGCGTGGTATCGCAGCAGGCATGAAGTATCTGTCAGACATGAACTATGTGCACAGAGACTTGGCTGCCCGTAACATCTTGGTGAACAGTAATCTAGTGTGTAAGGTGTCTGATTTTGGCCTATCTCGCTTTCTGGAGGATGACCCAACAGATCCCACCTATACCAGCTCCCTG GGAGGAAAAATCCCCATTCGCTGGACAGCTCCCGAGGCAATTGCCTATAGGAAGTTCACCTCGGCCAGTGACGTGTGGAGCTACGGCATTGTCATGTGGGAAGTGATGTCGTATGGCGAGCGGCCGTACTGGGACATGAGCAATCAAGAT GTGATAAATGCAGTGGAGCAGGACTATCGACTGCCCCCACCCATGGACTGCCCCACAGCACTGCACCAGCTCATGCTGGACTGCTGGGTGAAAGAGAGGAACCTGCGACCCAAATTCACTCAGATTGTGGCCACGCTGGATAAGCTTATCCGCAATGCTGCCAGCCTTAAGGTGGTCACCAACAGCACACAGTCCACTGG GGTATCTCAGCCCTTGCTTGACCGCTGTGTACCAGACTATACCACTTTCACCACTGTGGGGGACTGGCTGGATGCCATCAAGATGAGCCGCTACCGTGACAACTTCGTCAACGCCGGATTTGCTTCCTTTGACCTGGTGGCCCAGATGACAGCAGA
- the LOC124060262 gene encoding ephrin type-B receptor 3-like isoform X6: protein MTMDYFLLLCSLLLPVVSAVEETLMDTKWATTELAWTAHPETGWEEVSGYDDAMNPIRTYQVCNVRELNQNNWLRSDFIPRKDVLRVYVEMKFTVRDCNSIPNIPGSCKETFNLFYYESDSDSATATSPFWMENPYVKVDTIAPDESFSMLESGRVNTKVRSFGPLSKAGFYLAFQDLGACMSLISVRVFYKKCSTTIANFAVFPETATGAEATSLVIAPGTCVPNALEVSVPLKLYCNGDGEWMVPVGACTCSAGFEPAMKDSQCQACSPGTFKSKQGDGFCLPCPANSRASSGASSVCSCRNGYYRSDTDSPDSACTTVPSAPRNVISSVNETSLVLEWSDPRDLGGREDIFYNVICKKCLPERGMCSRCDDNVEISPRHLGLTQRRVAVRNLQAHTQYSFEIQAVNGVSNKSPYTPQFSTVNITTNQAAPSAVPTVHLMAATASTMSLSWLPPEKPNGIILDYEIKYHEKVSGNDQGEAIAHTMTAQRSNARIEGLKAGTPYVVQVRARTVAGYGRYSSPADFSTNLQTDPPKSWQEQLPLIVGSATATLVFIIAVVVIAIVCLRKQRNGSESEYTEKLQQYITPGMKVYIDPFTYEDPNEAVREFAKEIDVSCVKIEEVIGAGEFGEVCRGRLKLPGRREIIVAIKTLKVGYTDRQRRDFLSEASIMGQFDHPNIIRLEGVVTKSRPVMIVTEFMENGALDSFLRLNDGQFTVIQLVGMLRGIAAGMKYLSDMNYVHRDLAARNILVNSNLVCKVSDFGLSRFLEDDPTDPTYTSSLGGKIPIRWTAPEAIAYRKFTSASDVWSYGIVMWEVMSYGERPYWDMSNQDVINAVEQDYRLPPPMDCPTALHQLMLDCWVKERNLRPKFTQIVATLDKLIRNAASLKVVTNSTQSTGVSQPLLDRCVPDYTTFTTVGDWLDAIKMSRYRDNFVNAGFASFDLVAQMTAEDLLRIGVTLAGHQKKILGSIQDMRLQMNQTLPVQV, encoded by the exons AGACACTGATGGACACGAAGTGGGCCACGACAGAATTAGCCTGGACTGCACACCCTGAGACTGGG TGGGAAGAGGTGAGCGGCTACGATGACGCCATGAACCCCATCCGGACATACCAAGTCTGCAATGTTCGTGAGCTCAACCAGAACAACTGGCTACGCAGTGACTTCATCCCACGAAAGGATGTGCTGCGCGTATATGTGGAGATGAAATTTACAGTGCGCGACTGCAACAGCATTCCTAACATCCCAGGTTCCTGCAAAGAGACCTTCAACCTCTTCTACTATGAATCTGACTCAGATTCAGCCACAGCCACCAGCCCTTTCTGGATGGAGAACCCTTATGTGAAGGTGGACACTATTGCCCCGGATGAGAGCTTTTCCATGCTTGAGTCTGGACGCGTAAACACAAAAGTCAGAAGTTTTGGGCCATTGTCCAAAGCTGGGTTCTACTTGGCCTTCCAGGACCTCGGTGCTTGCATGTCACTCATCTCAGTTAGGGTCTTTTACAAGAAGTGCTCCACTACCATTGCCAACTTTGCTGTTTTCCCAGAGACAGCAACTGGTGCCGAAGCAACATCCTTAGTTATTGCACCAGGAACTTGCGTCCCCAACGCTCTGGAGGTTTCTGTGCCACTGAAGCTTTATTGCAACGGAGATGGCGAGTGGATGGTTCCTGTGGGAGCCTGCACCTGCTCAGCTGGTTTTGAACCAGCCATGAAGGATAGCCAATGTCAAG CTTGCAGCCCTGGCACCTTCAAGTCCAAACAGGGAGATGGCTTCTGCTTGCCCTGTCCAGCCAACAGCCGCGCCAGCTCAGGAGCATCCAGTGTTTGTTCCTGTCGAAACGGTTACTACCGCTCGGATACAGATTCTCCAGACTCCGCGTGCACCA CTGTTCCTTCGGCACCACGCAATGTCATCTCAAGTGTGAACGAAACCTCGCTTGTGCTGGAATGGAGCGATCCACGTGACTTGGGTGGTCGTGAAGACATCTTCTACAATGTCATCTGTAAGAAGTGTCTGCCGGAGCGAGGAATGTGCTCAAGGTGTGACGACAATGTTGAAATCTCGCCACGCCACCTCGGCCTGACCCAGCGCCGCGTGGCTGTCCGTAACCTACAAGCCCACACACAGTACAGCTTCGAGATCCAGGCGGTCAATGGTGTTTCCAACAAGAGCCCCTATACACCTCAGTTTTCTACAGTGAACATCACCACAAATCAGGCCG CTCCGTCTGCAGTGCCTACAGTTCACCTGATGGCGGCCACAGCGAGTACCATGAGTCTGTCCTGGCTGCCTCCAGAGAAACCCAACGGAATCATTCTGGATTATGAGATTAAGTACCATGAGAAGGTAAGCGGCAAT GATCAGGGTGAGGCCATTGCCCATACCATGACTGCCCAACGCAGCAACGCTCGCATTGAAGGTCTCAAGGCTGGTACGCCTTATGTGGTACAGGTCCGTGCCCGAACAGTGGCTGGTTACGGCCGTTACAGCAGCCCAGCCGACTTCAGCACAAACCTGCAAA CTGATCCTCCAAAGTCATGGCAGGAGCAGCTACCACTCATCGTGGGATCAGCCACCGCCACCTTGGTCTTCATCATTGCAGTTGTGGTCATTGCTATTGTCTGCCTCAG gaagcagagaaaTGGTTCAGAGTCAGAGTACACAGAGAAACTGCAGCAGTACA TAACGCCGGGAATGAAGGTCTACATTGACCCCTTCACCTATGAGGATCCCAATGAGGCAGTGCGAGAGTTTGCCAAGGAAATCGATGTCTCCTGCGTGAAGATCGAGGAGGTCATCGGCGCAG GAGAGTTTGGGGAAGTGTGCCGCGGTCGGCTCAAGTTGCCTGGGCGCCGGGAGATCATTGTAGCCATCAAGACACTCAAGGTGGGCTACACTGACCGCCAGAGACGAGACTTCCTGTCCGAGGCTTCTATCATGGGCCAGTTCGACCACCCCAACATTATCCGTCTTGAAGGTGTGGTCACCAAGAGCCGCCCAGTGATGATTGTGACTGAGTTCATGGAGAATGGAGCACTAGACTCTTTCCTAAGG CTCAATGACGGTCAGTTCACAGTGATCCAGTTGGTTGGCATGCTGCGTGGTATCGCAGCAGGCATGAAGTATCTGTCAGACATGAACTATGTGCACAGAGACTTGGCTGCCCGTAACATCTTGGTGAACAGTAATCTAGTGTGTAAGGTGTCTGATTTTGGCCTATCTCGCTTTCTGGAGGATGACCCAACAGATCCCACCTATACCAGCTCCCTG GGAGGAAAAATCCCCATTCGCTGGACAGCTCCCGAGGCAATTGCCTATAGGAAGTTCACCTCGGCCAGTGACGTGTGGAGCTACGGCATTGTCATGTGGGAAGTGATGTCGTATGGCGAGCGGCCGTACTGGGACATGAGCAATCAAGAT GTGATAAATGCAGTGGAGCAGGACTATCGACTGCCCCCACCCATGGACTGCCCCACAGCACTGCACCAGCTCATGCTGGACTGCTGGGTGAAAGAGAGGAACCTGCGACCCAAATTCACTCAGATTGTGGCCACGCTGGATAAGCTTATCCGCAATGCTGCCAGCCTTAAGGTGGTCACCAACAGCACACAGTCCACTGG GGTATCTCAGCCCTTGCTTGACCGCTGTGTACCAGACTATACCACTTTCACCACTGTGGGGGACTGGCTGGATGCCATCAAGATGAGCCGCTACCGTGACAACTTCGTCAACGCCGGATTTGCTTCCTTTGACCTGGTGGCCCAGATGACAGCAGA
- the LOC124060262 gene encoding ephrin type-B receptor 3-like isoform X3 — protein sequence MTMDYFLLLCSLLLPVVSAVEETLMDTKWATTELAWTAHPETGWEEVSGYDDAMNPIRTYQVCNVRELNQNNWLRSDFIPRKDVLRVYVEMKFTVRDCNSIPNIPGSCKETFNLFYYESDSDSATATSPFWMENPYVKVDTIAPDESFSMLESGRVNTKVRSFGPLSKAGFYLAFQDLGACMSLISVRVFYKKCSTTIANFAVFPETATGAEATSLVIAPGTCVPNALEVSVPLKLYCNGDGEWMVPVGACTCSAGFEPAMKDSQCQACSPGTFKSKQGDGFCLPCPANSRASSGASSVCSCRNGYYRSDTDSPDSACTTVPSAPRNVISSVNETSLVLEWSDPRDLGGREDIFYNVICKKCLPERGMCSRCDDNVEISPRHLGLTQRRVAVRNLQAHTQYSFEIQAVNGVSNKSPYTPQFSTVNITTNQAAPSAVPTVHLMAATASTMSLSWLPPEKPNGIILDYEIKYHEKVSGNDQGEAIAHTMTAQRSNARIEGLKAGTPYVVQVRARTVAGYGRYSSPADFSTNLQTDPPKSWQEQLPLIVGSATATLVFIIAVVVIAIVCLRKQRNGSESEYTEKLQQYITPGMKVYIDPFTYEDPNEAVREFAKEIDVSCVKIEEVIGAGNPPKLLSYRGKTASHLQAIPLEDFTQSGEFGEVCRGRLKLPGRREIIVAIKTLKVGYTDRQRRDFLSEASIMGQFDHPNIIRLEGVVTKSRPVMIVTEFMENGALDSFLRLNDGQFTVIQLVGMLRGIAAGMKYLSDMNYVHRDLAARNILVNSNLVCKVSDFGLSRFLEDDPTDPTYTSSLGGKIPIRWTAPEAIAYRKFTSASDVWSYGIVMWEVMSYGERPYWDMSNQDVINAVEQDYRLPPPMDCPTALHQLMLDCWVKERNLRPKFTQIVATLDKLIRNAASLKVVTNSTQSTGVSQPLLDRCVPDYTTFTTVGDWLDAIKMSRYRDNFVNAGFASFDLVAQMTAEDLLRIGVTLAGHQKKILGSIQDMRLQMNQTLPVQV from the exons AGACACTGATGGACACGAAGTGGGCCACGACAGAATTAGCCTGGACTGCACACCCTGAGACTGGG TGGGAAGAGGTGAGCGGCTACGATGACGCCATGAACCCCATCCGGACATACCAAGTCTGCAATGTTCGTGAGCTCAACCAGAACAACTGGCTACGCAGTGACTTCATCCCACGAAAGGATGTGCTGCGCGTATATGTGGAGATGAAATTTACAGTGCGCGACTGCAACAGCATTCCTAACATCCCAGGTTCCTGCAAAGAGACCTTCAACCTCTTCTACTATGAATCTGACTCAGATTCAGCCACAGCCACCAGCCCTTTCTGGATGGAGAACCCTTATGTGAAGGTGGACACTATTGCCCCGGATGAGAGCTTTTCCATGCTTGAGTCTGGACGCGTAAACACAAAAGTCAGAAGTTTTGGGCCATTGTCCAAAGCTGGGTTCTACTTGGCCTTCCAGGACCTCGGTGCTTGCATGTCACTCATCTCAGTTAGGGTCTTTTACAAGAAGTGCTCCACTACCATTGCCAACTTTGCTGTTTTCCCAGAGACAGCAACTGGTGCCGAAGCAACATCCTTAGTTATTGCACCAGGAACTTGCGTCCCCAACGCTCTGGAGGTTTCTGTGCCACTGAAGCTTTATTGCAACGGAGATGGCGAGTGGATGGTTCCTGTGGGAGCCTGCACCTGCTCAGCTGGTTTTGAACCAGCCATGAAGGATAGCCAATGTCAAG CTTGCAGCCCTGGCACCTTCAAGTCCAAACAGGGAGATGGCTTCTGCTTGCCCTGTCCAGCCAACAGCCGCGCCAGCTCAGGAGCATCCAGTGTTTGTTCCTGTCGAAACGGTTACTACCGCTCGGATACAGATTCTCCAGACTCCGCGTGCACCA CTGTTCCTTCGGCACCACGCAATGTCATCTCAAGTGTGAACGAAACCTCGCTTGTGCTGGAATGGAGCGATCCACGTGACTTGGGTGGTCGTGAAGACATCTTCTACAATGTCATCTGTAAGAAGTGTCTGCCGGAGCGAGGAATGTGCTCAAGGTGTGACGACAATGTTGAAATCTCGCCACGCCACCTCGGCCTGACCCAGCGCCGCGTGGCTGTCCGTAACCTACAAGCCCACACACAGTACAGCTTCGAGATCCAGGCGGTCAATGGTGTTTCCAACAAGAGCCCCTATACACCTCAGTTTTCTACAGTGAACATCACCACAAATCAGGCCG CTCCGTCTGCAGTGCCTACAGTTCACCTGATGGCGGCCACAGCGAGTACCATGAGTCTGTCCTGGCTGCCTCCAGAGAAACCCAACGGAATCATTCTGGATTATGAGATTAAGTACCATGAGAAGGTAAGCGGCAAT GATCAGGGTGAGGCCATTGCCCATACCATGACTGCCCAACGCAGCAACGCTCGCATTGAAGGTCTCAAGGCTGGTACGCCTTATGTGGTACAGGTCCGTGCCCGAACAGTGGCTGGTTACGGCCGTTACAGCAGCCCAGCCGACTTCAGCACAAACCTGCAAA CTGATCCTCCAAAGTCATGGCAGGAGCAGCTACCACTCATCGTGGGATCAGCCACCGCCACCTTGGTCTTCATCATTGCAGTTGTGGTCATTGCTATTGTCTGCCTCAG gaagcagagaaaTGGTTCAGAGTCAGAGTACACAGAGAAACTGCAGCAGTACA TAACGCCGGGAATGAAGGTCTACATTGACCCCTTCACCTATGAGGATCCCAATGAGGCAGTGCGAGAGTTTGCCAAGGAAATCGATGTCTCCTGCGTGAAGATCGAGGAGGTCATCGGCGCAGGTAACCCACCAAAGCTCCTGAGCTACAGGGGGAAGACTGCTAGTCACCTCCAGGCCATACCGTTAGAGGACTTCACACAAAGCG GAGAGTTTGGGGAAGTGTGCCGCGGTCGGCTCAAGTTGCCTGGGCGCCGGGAGATCATTGTAGCCATCAAGACACTCAAGGTGGGCTACACTGACCGCCAGAGACGAGACTTCCTGTCCGAGGCTTCTATCATGGGCCAGTTCGACCACCCCAACATTATCCGTCTTGAAGGTGTGGTCACCAAGAGCCGCCCAGTGATGATTGTGACTGAGTTCATGGAGAATGGAGCACTAGACTCTTTCCTAAGG CTCAATGACGGTCAGTTCACAGTGATCCAGTTGGTTGGCATGCTGCGTGGTATCGCAGCAGGCATGAAGTATCTGTCAGACATGAACTATGTGCACAGAGACTTGGCTGCCCGTAACATCTTGGTGAACAGTAATCTAGTGTGTAAGGTGTCTGATTTTGGCCTATCTCGCTTTCTGGAGGATGACCCAACAGATCCCACCTATACCAGCTCCCTG GGAGGAAAAATCCCCATTCGCTGGACAGCTCCCGAGGCAATTGCCTATAGGAAGTTCACCTCGGCCAGTGACGTGTGGAGCTACGGCATTGTCATGTGGGAAGTGATGTCGTATGGCGAGCGGCCGTACTGGGACATGAGCAATCAAGAT GTGATAAATGCAGTGGAGCAGGACTATCGACTGCCCCCACCCATGGACTGCCCCACAGCACTGCACCAGCTCATGCTGGACTGCTGGGTGAAAGAGAGGAACCTGCGACCCAAATTCACTCAGATTGTGGCCACGCTGGATAAGCTTATCCGCAATGCTGCCAGCCTTAAGGTGGTCACCAACAGCACACAGTCCACTGG GGTATCTCAGCCCTTGCTTGACCGCTGTGTACCAGACTATACCACTTTCACCACTGTGGGGGACTGGCTGGATGCCATCAAGATGAGCCGCTACCGTGACAACTTCGTCAACGCCGGATTTGCTTCCTTTGACCTGGTGGCCCAGATGACAGCAGA